In a genomic window of Longimicrobium sp.:
- a CDS encoding SDR family NAD(P)-dependent oxidoreductase, producing MPSSEPGRDPEPQKPSAQYHPLQMEGLRVADPVEQLLEEVTEETQPQSLNYGSAMRGRVAIVTGGATGIGKAIALEFARHGVHVAFNWFQYDTRGDVGEEAEQTAREIKSLEVGVHHEECDVRDARAVDRFVGETVEKLGGVNILVNNAGIARDRALWRLTDEQWRSVLDTNLTGAFHLIRAVSPIYRRQHDGKIVNVSSVHGIRSEFGLANYSASKAGLLGLTRSAALELGPSNVNVNAVAPGYIRTTRLTSGVPAEILDTARERAVLGRLGDPQDVANVVVFLCSEYARHITGAVIPVDGGHLL from the coding sequence ATGCCCTCATCCGAGCCCGGACGCGACCCCGAACCCCAAAAGCCGTCGGCCCAGTACCATCCGCTCCAGATGGAGGGGCTGCGCGTGGCCGACCCCGTGGAGCAGCTCCTCGAGGAAGTGACCGAGGAGACGCAGCCGCAGTCGCTGAACTACGGCTCGGCCATGCGCGGCCGCGTGGCCATCGTCACCGGCGGCGCCACGGGGATCGGCAAGGCCATCGCGCTGGAGTTCGCGCGCCACGGCGTGCACGTGGCCTTCAACTGGTTCCAGTACGACACCCGCGGCGACGTGGGCGAAGAGGCCGAGCAGACCGCCCGCGAGATCAAGAGCCTGGAGGTGGGCGTCCACCACGAGGAGTGCGACGTCCGCGACGCCCGCGCCGTCGACCGCTTCGTGGGCGAGACGGTGGAGAAGCTGGGCGGCGTGAACATCCTGGTGAACAACGCCGGCATCGCCCGCGACCGCGCGCTCTGGCGGCTCACCGACGAGCAGTGGCGCTCGGTGCTCGACACCAACCTCACCGGCGCCTTCCACCTGATCCGCGCCGTCAGCCCCATCTACCGCCGCCAGCACGACGGCAAGATCGTGAACGTCAGCTCCGTCCACGGCATCCGCAGCGAGTTCGGGCTGGCCAACTACAGCGCGTCCAAGGCGGGGCTGCTGGGGCTCACGCGCTCGGCGGCGCTGGAGCTGGGCCCCAGCAACGTGAACGTGAACGCCGTGGCGCCCGGCTACATCCGCACCACGCGGCTCACCAGCGGCGTTCCCGCCGAGATCCTCGACACCGCCCGCGAGCGCGCCGTGCTGGGGCGCCTGGGCGATCCGCAGGACGTGGCCAACGTGGTGGTGTTCCTCTGCTCCGAGTACGCGCGCCACATCACCGGCGCCGTGATCCCGGTCGACGGCGGCCATCTGCTCTGA
- a CDS encoding TolC family protein, which produces MASFRYFNAAAAAAALALMAACAPPQPRIYGGPAAPAGPGTLWPVPAPARTPPPADTAPASPEAARALAADAETAGGVRELALTEVVELALRNNPATRESYATARAAADVYGSARGQLYPTIDADVDLTRSVTRTSGGASGGSTGGGSTGGDSTGTGGGSGGGGSGGGGGSTTVRRLTLTPSVSLSYLVFDFGGRAGSIEAARERAIEASLEHNATVRDVVLQVESALFSFLATRALRDAQQVAVTEAQADLAAAEERHRVGVSSIQEVLQTRTALSQARLQLQTLEADYFSARGNLAVAMGLQANTRFTIPEVTADESVANVAANVDALIARATAERPELALARAEARALAAEVRVARSAGYPALFLRSNATATRTFQPQTATSRGYTISLGVQIPIFDGFSRQFDVRAARERYDAQLARVTGVRQQISLQVFTDYYALQAATQRVHTSTSLVADAAQSATVAAGRYRSGVGTIVDVLLARSALATARAEAIQARWEWRTALVQLGHDTGSLDLAGRPNLLIGTDTTGTAP; this is translated from the coding sequence ATGGCTTCGTTTCGATATTTCAACGCAGCGGCTGCGGCGGCCGCGCTGGCGCTGATGGCTGCCTGCGCGCCGCCGCAGCCGCGCATCTACGGCGGTCCGGCGGCTCCGGCGGGGCCCGGCACGCTGTGGCCGGTGCCCGCGCCCGCGCGCACCCCGCCGCCGGCCGACACCGCGCCCGCCTCGCCCGAGGCGGCGCGGGCGCTGGCGGCGGACGCGGAGACGGCGGGCGGGGTGCGCGAGCTGGCGCTGACGGAGGTGGTGGAGCTGGCGCTGCGCAACAACCCCGCGACGCGCGAGTCGTACGCCACCGCGCGCGCCGCCGCCGACGTCTATGGCTCCGCGCGGGGGCAGCTGTACCCCACCATCGACGCGGACGTGGACCTGACGCGCTCCGTCACCCGGACGTCTGGCGGAGCGAGCGGGGGATCGACGGGCGGTGGATCGACGGGCGGCGATTCGACGGGGACGGGCGGCGGATCCGGCGGCGGGGGATCGGGCGGCGGGGGCGGATCGACCACGGTGCGGCGGCTGACGCTGACGCCTTCCGTCTCCCTGTCGTACCTGGTCTTCGACTTCGGAGGGCGGGCGGGGTCGATCGAGGCGGCACGGGAGCGGGCGATCGAGGCCAGCCTGGAGCACAACGCCACCGTGCGCGACGTGGTGCTGCAGGTGGAATCGGCCCTCTTCTCCTTCCTGGCCACGCGCGCGCTGCGCGACGCCCAGCAGGTGGCGGTCACCGAGGCGCAGGCGGACCTGGCCGCGGCCGAGGAGCGCCATCGCGTGGGGGTGTCGTCCATCCAGGAGGTGCTGCAGACGCGGACGGCGCTGTCGCAGGCGCGGCTGCAGCTGCAGACGCTGGAGGCGGACTACTTCAGCGCGCGCGGCAACCTGGCGGTGGCGATGGGGCTGCAGGCGAACACCCGCTTCACCATCCCCGAGGTGACGGCGGACGAGTCGGTTGCCAACGTGGCCGCGAACGTGGACGCGCTGATCGCGCGGGCGACCGCCGAGCGCCCGGAGCTGGCGCTGGCCCGCGCCGAGGCGCGCGCGCTGGCGGCGGAGGTGCGCGTGGCGCGCTCGGCCGGCTACCCCGCCCTCTTCCTGCGCTCCAACGCCACCGCGACGCGCACCTTTCAGCCGCAGACGGCCACCTCGCGCGGCTACACCATCTCGCTGGGGGTGCAGATCCCCATCTTCGACGGCTTCTCGCGGCAGTTCGACGTGCGCGCGGCCCGCGAGCGCTACGACGCGCAGCTGGCGCGGGTGACCGGCGTGCGGCAGCAGATCTCGCTGCAGGTGTTCACCGACTACTACGCGCTGCAGGCGGCCACGCAGCGCGTCCACACCTCCACCTCCCTCGTCGCCGACGCGGCGCAATCGGCCACCGTCGCGGCGGGGCGGTACCGCTCCGGCGTGGGGACGATCGTGGACGTGCTGCTGGCGCGGAGCGCGCTGGCCACGGCGCGGGCCGAGGCCATCCAGGCGCGCTGGGAGTGGCGCACCGCGCTGGTCCAGCTCGGGCACGATACCGGCTCGCTGGACCTGGCGGGCCGGCCCAACCTGCTGATCGGCACCGACACCACGGGAACGGCACCATGA
- a CDS encoding DinB family protein, whose product MDFDLATGTAILERTPGTLRAMLADLPSAWLDATEGPETWSPYVIVGHLIHAERADWIPRAQIILARGPDRRFAPFDRLAQFRESEGKSLAELLDEFARLRAGSLATLAGWHLTDAQLALEGEHPAFGAVTLRQLLATWVAHDLGHIAQTARVMAKQYREAVGPWRAYLPVMDR is encoded by the coding sequence ATGGACTTCGATCTGGCGACCGGTACCGCGATCCTGGAGCGCACGCCCGGCACTCTGCGCGCGATGCTCGCCGACCTCCCGAGCGCGTGGCTCGACGCCACCGAGGGCCCCGAGACGTGGAGCCCGTATGTCATCGTGGGCCACCTGATCCACGCCGAGCGCGCCGACTGGATCCCGCGCGCGCAGATCATCCTGGCGCGGGGACCCGACCGCCGCTTCGCCCCCTTCGACCGCCTCGCCCAGTTCCGCGAAAGCGAGGGGAAGTCGCTAGCCGAGCTGCTCGACGAGTTCGCGCGCCTCCGCGCCGGGAGCCTGGCCACCCTCGCCGGCTGGCACCTGACCGATGCCCAGCTCGCGCTGGAGGGCGAGCATCCCGCGTTCGGCGCGGTCACGCTGCGCCAGCTGCTGGCCACCTGGGTCGCGCACGACCTCGGCCACATCGCGCAGACGGCCCGCGTCATGGCCAAGCAGTACCGCGAGGCGGTAGGCCCTTGGCGCGCCTATCTCCCCGTCATGGACCGGTGA
- a CDS encoding efflux RND transporter periplasmic adaptor subunit: protein MKGYRGMRWTVLALLVGWSAASAACGKKGEGQAGAGGRGRGGPPTAVRVAVARIIDAPVTVTASGVVDPMQTVAVQSQVSGTLQSVEFTEGSFVRPGQVLFRIDPRPLMAAAAQARAALARDEAQAEAARRNDTRYQTLVRQDYVAREEADQVHAAALAASATVEADRAALAAAEVNLSYATIRAPIAGKTGAMLVRAGNLVGPSTGPLVVINQLSPVQVRFPVLSQDLPLLQSAVAQRALEVTAVRSDSGAVTETGTLSFLDNSVDSLTGTVTGKAIFQNRGGFFWPGQLVFLTVNVGVQRGVLAIPSAAILTGQQGSYVYVVNPQTKTVASRNVVAGRTVGELAIISAGLGDGEMVVTDGQARLKPGGKVAIVTGDGSENGPGSVAGGGPPGTSDGPDGAVAAGSTGGGARGGGEAAGGAPAGGGGQPGSVTAGVQGARTNGAAGQTGVARTGGGASVANAGAPATTPTGARSGTGNGSAPVASPLPAPVRGVTGGARPAGGASSGVTGGTAGGGAAGTPAGGGARP from the coding sequence ATGAAGGGATACAGGGGAATGCGCTGGACGGTGCTCGCGCTGCTCGTCGGGTGGTCGGCAGCGTCGGCCGCGTGCGGGAAGAAGGGCGAGGGCCAGGCTGGCGCGGGGGGACGCGGGCGCGGCGGGCCGCCGACGGCGGTGCGCGTGGCGGTGGCGCGCATCATCGACGCGCCGGTGACGGTGACGGCGAGCGGCGTGGTGGACCCGATGCAGACCGTCGCCGTCCAGTCGCAGGTGAGCGGCACGCTGCAGTCGGTGGAGTTCACCGAGGGGTCGTTCGTGCGGCCGGGGCAGGTGCTGTTCCGCATCGACCCGCGTCCGCTGATGGCGGCCGCGGCGCAGGCGCGCGCGGCGCTGGCCCGCGACGAGGCGCAGGCCGAGGCCGCGCGCCGCAACGACACGCGCTACCAGACGCTGGTGCGGCAGGACTACGTGGCCCGCGAGGAGGCCGACCAGGTGCACGCCGCCGCGCTGGCCGCCTCGGCCACGGTGGAGGCGGACCGCGCGGCGCTGGCGGCCGCCGAGGTGAACCTGTCTTACGCGACCATCCGCGCGCCGATCGCCGGGAAGACGGGGGCCATGCTGGTGCGCGCGGGGAACCTGGTCGGCCCGTCGACCGGGCCGCTGGTGGTGATCAACCAGCTGAGCCCGGTGCAGGTGCGCTTTCCCGTGCTCTCGCAGGACCTCCCGCTCCTGCAGTCCGCGGTCGCCCAGCGGGCGCTGGAGGTGACGGCGGTGCGCAGCGACAGCGGCGCGGTGACGGAGACGGGGACGCTCTCGTTCCTGGACAACAGCGTGGATTCGCTGACCGGGACGGTGACCGGGAAGGCCATCTTCCAGAACCGCGGCGGCTTCTTCTGGCCCGGCCAGCTCGTGTTCCTCACCGTGAACGTGGGGGTGCAGCGCGGCGTCCTGGCCATCCCCTCGGCCGCGATCCTCACCGGGCAGCAGGGGAGCTACGTCTACGTCGTCAATCCGCAGACGAAGACGGTGGCGTCGCGCAACGTGGTCGCGGGACGCACCGTGGGCGAGCTGGCGATCATCTCCGCGGGGCTGGGGGATGGGGAGATGGTGGTGACCGACGGGCAGGCGCGATTGAAGCCCGGCGGAAAGGTGGCGATCGTCACCGGCGACGGCTCGGAGAACGGGCCGGGGAGCGTAGCGGGGGGCGGCCCGCCGGGGACGTCGGACGGGCCGGACGGGGCGGTGGCCGCGGGGAGCACCGGCGGCGGAGCGCGCGGCGGCGGGGAGGCGGCCGGCGGCGCGCCCGCGGGCGGCGGCGGACAGCCGGGCTCGGTGACGGCCGGCGTGCAGGGCGCGCGCACCAACGGCGCGGCGGGGCAGACCGGCGTGGCGCGGACGGGCGGCGGCGCCTCGGTCGCGAACGCGGGCGCGCCGGCGACGACGCCCACGGGCGCGCGCTCGGGGACGGGGAACGGCAGCGCACCGGTCGCCTCGCCCCTTCCCGCCCCCGTGCGCGGGGTCACGGGCGGAGCGCGGCCGGCGGGCGGCGCATCGAGCGGGGTGACGGGGGGGACGGCGGGCGGAGGGGCGGCGGGAACGCCGGCGGGGGGAGGCGCGCGGCCATGA
- a CDS encoding efflux RND transporter permease subunit — protein sequence MSFSGLFIRRPVMTMLVMVAIAVFGIAAYQTLPISDLPTVDYPTVSVSASLPGASPQTMASAVATPLEKAFSTIPGIDNMTSTSTLGSTNVTIQFSLNRDVDAAAQDVQSAISKTLRQLPPDIQPPSYRKANPADAPIIYYALTSPTVSLQQMDEIAETTIGQRLSTVEGVAQVSVYGSQKYAVRVQLDPTALAYRNLSIDEVVSAIGQQNANLPTGVIAGRTTSLTVQANGQLHDAAGFRTVTVVHRNGAAVQLGALGRVLDDVQDNRTASWFNGTRAIVLAVQRQPGSNTVDVAEKVRAEVDSLRSQVPGNVQLNLLFDRSVSIQESVHDVKLTLLLTLFLVVAVIFLFLRNLSATVIPALALPMSILGTFAVMKFLGYSLDNLSLMALTLAVGFVVDDAIVMLENVVRHLEMGKPPMRAAIDGAKEVGFTIVSMTVSLVAVFIPLLFLSGIIGRLFREFAVTIAVAILVSGLVSLTLTPMLGSRFLRSHAGETHGKFYQKTEAAYDWALAKYQSSLDWAMRRRGVVMLFSLLVLVGTVVLFRLVPKGFIPDQDTGQLNVSTQAAQGISFTEMVKHQRQIAAIAQRDPNIAGVMSSVGGGGGGGGGSNSGRLLLTLKPRGERLPAQEIANELRRKLGRTPGINAFVQLPPAIQIGGRSSRSAYQFTLQGSDIESLYPAAAKLEGELRQSDLIQDVNSDLEVSNPQVTVQIDPLRAAAYGVTSEQIQSTLYDAYGSRQVSTIYAPEDEYWVVLELLPQYQQDISALGFLYIRSQTGALVPLNAVASLSRTAGPVAVSHSGQIPSVTLSFNLKPGVALGAATAEVERLAAANLPAGVTTQFSGTAQVFQSTQAGLLVLVWIAIFVIYIILGILYESVIHPLTILSGLPFAAFGALLALLICRAELSVYAFVGIILLIGIVKKNAIMMIDFAVEAERDQGMSAEHAIVHAAHVRFRPIMMTTVAALAGTLPIALALGAGAETRRPLGIAVVGGLAFSQIITLYVTPVIYTYMDGFNRWIETKVRRRSREQAGAGGQQLELPVRGTRDGSGDGDSAQAAD from the coding sequence ATGAGCTTCTCCGGGCTGTTCATCCGGCGGCCGGTGATGACCATGCTGGTGATGGTGGCCATCGCCGTGTTCGGCATCGCCGCGTACCAGACGCTGCCGATCAGCGACCTGCCGACGGTCGACTATCCCACCGTCTCCGTCAGCGCCTCCCTTCCCGGCGCCAGCCCGCAGACGATGGCCTCGGCCGTCGCCACGCCGCTGGAGAAGGCGTTCAGCACCATCCCCGGCATCGACAACATGACGTCGACCAGCACGCTGGGGTCGACCAACGTCACCATCCAGTTCTCGCTGAACCGCGACGTGGACGCGGCCGCGCAGGACGTGCAGTCGGCCATCTCCAAGACGCTGCGCCAGCTTCCGCCCGACATCCAGCCGCCCTCGTACCGGAAGGCGAACCCCGCGGACGCGCCCATCATCTACTACGCGCTGACCTCGCCCACCGTCTCGCTGCAGCAGATGGACGAGATCGCGGAGACGACGATCGGCCAGCGGTTGTCGACGGTGGAGGGGGTGGCGCAGGTCTCCGTCTATGGCTCGCAGAAGTACGCCGTGCGCGTGCAGCTGGACCCGACCGCCCTGGCCTACCGCAACCTCAGCATCGACGAGGTGGTGAGCGCCATCGGCCAGCAGAACGCCAACCTGCCCACGGGCGTCATCGCCGGGCGGACGACGTCGCTGACGGTGCAGGCCAACGGGCAGCTGCACGACGCGGCGGGGTTCCGCACGGTGACCGTCGTCCACCGCAACGGCGCGGCGGTGCAGCTGGGCGCGCTGGGGCGGGTGCTGGACGACGTGCAGGACAACAGAACGGCGAGCTGGTTCAACGGCACGCGCGCCATCGTCCTCGCGGTCCAGCGCCAGCCCGGCTCCAACACGGTGGACGTGGCGGAGAAGGTGCGCGCGGAGGTCGATTCGCTGCGCTCGCAGGTGCCGGGGAACGTGCAGCTGAACCTGCTGTTCGACCGCTCGGTCAGCATCCAGGAATCGGTCCACGACGTGAAGCTGACGCTGCTGCTGACGCTGTTCCTGGTCGTGGCCGTCATCTTCCTCTTCCTGCGCAACCTGTCGGCGACGGTGATCCCCGCGCTGGCGCTGCCCATGTCGATCCTGGGCACCTTCGCGGTGATGAAGTTCCTGGGCTACTCGCTGGACAACCTGTCGCTGATGGCGCTGACGCTGGCGGTGGGCTTCGTGGTGGACGACGCCATCGTGATGCTGGAGAACGTCGTCCGGCACCTGGAGATGGGAAAGCCGCCGATGCGGGCGGCCATCGACGGCGCGAAGGAGGTGGGCTTCACCATCGTGTCGATGACGGTGTCGCTCGTGGCCGTCTTCATCCCCCTTCTCTTCCTCTCGGGGATCATCGGCCGCCTCTTCCGCGAGTTCGCGGTGACCATCGCCGTCGCGATCCTGGTCTCCGGGCTCGTCTCGCTGACGCTGACGCCGATGCTGGGGAGCCGCTTCCTGCGCTCGCACGCGGGGGAGACGCACGGGAAATTCTATCAGAAGACGGAGGCCGCGTACGACTGGGCGCTGGCGAAGTACCAGTCGTCGCTCGACTGGGCGATGCGGCGGCGCGGGGTGGTGATGCTCTTCTCGCTGCTGGTACTGGTGGGCACGGTGGTGCTCTTCCGGCTGGTGCCCAAGGGCTTCATCCCCGACCAGGACACGGGGCAGCTGAACGTGAGCACGCAGGCGGCGCAGGGGATCAGCTTCACCGAGATGGTGAAGCACCAGCGGCAGATCGCGGCCATCGCGCAGCGCGACCCGAACATCGCCGGGGTGATGTCGTCCGTCGGCGGCGGAGGCGGGGGCGGCGGGGGATCGAACTCGGGGCGGCTGCTGCTGACGCTGAAGCCGCGCGGCGAGCGGCTGCCGGCGCAGGAGATCGCGAACGAGCTGCGGCGCAAGCTGGGGCGGACGCCGGGGATCAACGCCTTCGTGCAGCTGCCGCCGGCCATCCAGATCGGCGGCCGCAGCTCGCGCAGCGCCTACCAGTTCACGCTGCAGGGCTCCGACATCGAGTCGCTGTACCCGGCCGCGGCGAAGCTGGAGGGCGAGCTGCGGCAGAGCGACCTGATCCAGGACGTGAACAGCGACCTGGAGGTCAGCAACCCGCAAGTGACGGTGCAGATCGACCCGCTGCGCGCCGCGGCGTACGGGGTGACCAGCGAGCAGATCCAGAGCACGCTGTACGATGCCTACGGCAGCCGCCAGGTGAGCACCATCTACGCGCCCGAGGACGAGTACTGGGTGGTGCTGGAGCTGCTGCCGCAGTACCAGCAGGACATCTCGGCGCTGGGCTTCCTCTACATCCGCTCGCAGACGGGGGCGCTGGTGCCGCTGAACGCGGTGGCGTCGCTCAGCCGCACGGCGGGGCCGGTGGCGGTGAGCCACTCGGGGCAGATCCCCTCCGTGACCCTGTCGTTCAACCTGAAGCCCGGGGTGGCGCTGGGCGCGGCGACGGCCGAGGTGGAGCGGCTGGCGGCGGCGAACCTGCCGGCGGGGGTCACCACGCAGTTCTCGGGAACGGCGCAGGTGTTCCAGAGCACGCAGGCGGGGCTGCTGGTGCTGGTGTGGATCGCCATCTTCGTGATCTACATCATCCTGGGGATCCTGTACGAGAGCGTGATCCACCCGCTGACCATCCTCTCGGGGCTCCCCTTCGCGGCCTTCGGGGCGCTGCTGGCGCTGCTCATCTGCCGCGCGGAGCTGTCCGTCTACGCCTTCGTGGGGATCATCCTGCTGATCGGGATCGTGAAGAAGAACGCGATCATGATGATCGACTTCGCGGTCGAGGCCGAGCGCGACCAGGGGATGAGCGCCGAGCACGCCATCGTGCACGCGGCGCACGTGCGCTTCCGGCCCATCATGATGACGACCGTCGCCGCGCTGGCGGGCACGCTGCCGATCGCGCTGGCGCTGGGCGCGGGCGCCGAGACGCGGCGGCCGCTGGGGATCGCGGTGGTGGGCGGGCTGGCGTTCAGCCAGATCATCACGCTGTACGTGACGCCGGTGATCTACACCTACATGGACGGCTTCAACCGCTGGATCGAGACCAAGGTGCGCCGCAGGAGCCGCGAGCAGGCGGGCGCCGGCGGCCAGCAGCTGGAGCTGCCCGTGCGCGGCACCCGCGACGGCAGCGGCGATGGCGATTCGGCGCAGGCGGCGGATTGA
- a CDS encoding isocitrate/isopropylmalate dehydrogenase family protein yields MPETVTLIPGDGIGPEITASVVRILEAAGAQLQWEEQIAGETALKQVGDPLPKATIDSIKKNRLALKGPLSTPSGTGFRSINVALRQEFELYANVRPVRTLVVGGRYEDIDLVLVRENTEGLYSGVEHYIGIGSDPRAAAESVMLVTRFGVNRILRYAFEYAVKHGRKKVTLAHKANILKYTQGLFLDMGREIAKEYEGKVEFEDRIIDATAMLLVMDPYRFDVIVCENMFGDILSDQIAGLVGGLGLAPGANIGENAAIFEAVHGSAPDIAGKGVANPSALLMAAVMMLDHLGQKEPAQRIRTALEATIRENDSLTPDLKGSGTTQTFTDAVVRRLGSS; encoded by the coding sequence ATGCCAGAGACAGTCACGCTGATCCCCGGCGACGGGATCGGGCCCGAGATCACCGCATCGGTGGTGCGCATCCTGGAGGCCGCCGGCGCCCAGCTGCAGTGGGAGGAGCAGATCGCCGGCGAGACCGCGCTGAAGCAGGTGGGCGACCCGCTTCCCAAGGCGACCATCGACTCCATCAAGAAGAACCGCCTGGCGCTGAAGGGCCCGCTCAGCACGCCCAGCGGCACCGGCTTCCGCTCCATCAACGTGGCGCTGCGGCAGGAGTTCGAGCTGTACGCCAACGTCCGCCCGGTGCGCACGCTGGTCGTCGGCGGGCGCTACGAGGACATCGACCTGGTGCTGGTGCGCGAGAACACGGAGGGGCTGTACAGCGGGGTGGAGCACTACATCGGCATCGGCAGCGACCCGCGTGCCGCGGCCGAGAGCGTGATGCTGGTCACCCGCTTCGGCGTGAACCGCATCCTCCGCTACGCCTTCGAGTACGCGGTGAAGCACGGGCGGAAGAAGGTGACGCTGGCGCACAAGGCCAACATCCTCAAGTACACCCAGGGGCTGTTCCTGGACATGGGGCGCGAGATCGCCAAGGAGTACGAGGGGAAGGTCGAGTTCGAGGACCGCATCATCGACGCGACCGCCATGCTGCTGGTGATGGACCCCTACCGCTTCGACGTGATCGTCTGCGAGAACATGTTCGGCGACATCCTGTCGGACCAGATCGCGGGGCTGGTCGGCGGCCTGGGGCTTGCGCCGGGCGCCAACATCGGCGAGAACGCGGCCATCTTCGAGGCGGTGCACGGCTCCGCCCCCGACATCGCCGGCAAGGGCGTGGCGAACCCGTCGGCCCTGCTGATGGCGGCCGTGATGATGCTGGACCACCTGGGCCAGAAGGAGCCCGCCCAGCGCATCCGCACCGCGCTGGAGGCCACCATCCGCGAGAACGACAGCCTGACGCCCGACCTGAAGGGAAGCGGGACCACGCAGACCTTCACCGACGCCGTCGTGCGCCGGCTGGGCTCGAGCTGA
- a CDS encoding murein L,D-transpeptidase catalytic domain-containing protein: protein MRSPNLLALVAAGIVVGAGIGQARGTVPGGLARTAVANEAAVPVTAPAADLAPRPTARPTLAPARAHPDTAPRRRGSTSRSSSSGRAAAVLRTSRAVLAAARVETGPQGLRVQRALARLGPRVNTSDRDALRMAFRAYYAYKAAHPEHVRKPYLYFVDYGLDAETPRGYVFDMRELRIVEGPFPVAHGRGSAPRGGVPRRFSNRHGSEATSLGLFVAQETYRFSGHANGRLYSSIGLRLRGVSGRFNARARERGVVVHGAPYVTREGAGRSEGCPAVSPARARTLIPRIRNGGLVFLYSPHDRTWKSEDPWANRGRG, encoded by the coding sequence ATGCGATCTCCCAACCTGCTTGCGCTCGTCGCCGCCGGCATCGTCGTCGGCGCGGGCATCGGCCAGGCGCGCGGAACCGTCCCGGGGGGACTGGCGCGCACCGCCGTCGCGAACGAGGCCGCAGTGCCCGTGACCGCGCCCGCCGCCGACCTGGCCCCGCGCCCCACCGCCCGCCCCACGCTGGCGCCCGCGCGCGCCCACCCCGACACCGCGCCGCGCAGACGCGGGAGCACGAGCCGGTCGTCGTCCAGCGGGCGCGCCGCGGCGGTGCTGCGGACCTCGCGCGCGGTGCTCGCGGCCGCGCGGGTGGAGACGGGGCCGCAGGGGCTGCGCGTGCAGCGGGCGCTGGCGCGGCTGGGCCCGCGGGTGAACACCAGCGACCGCGACGCGCTGCGGATGGCGTTCCGCGCGTACTACGCGTACAAGGCGGCGCACCCGGAGCACGTGCGCAAGCCGTACCTGTACTTCGTGGACTACGGGCTGGATGCCGAGACGCCGCGCGGCTACGTGTTCGACATGCGCGAGCTGCGCATCGTGGAGGGGCCGTTCCCGGTAGCGCACGGGCGCGGGAGCGCGCCGCGCGGCGGGGTGCCGCGGCGCTTCAGCAACCGCCATGGCAGCGAGGCCACGTCGCTGGGGCTGTTCGTGGCCCAGGAGACGTACCGCTTCAGCGGCCACGCCAACGGGCGGCTGTACAGCTCCATCGGGCTGCGGCTGCGCGGCGTGTCGGGGCGCTTCAACGCCCGGGCGCGCGAGCGCGGCGTGGTGGTGCACGGCGCGCCGTACGTCACGCGCGAGGGCGCGGGCCGCAGCGAGGGGTGCCCGGCCGTGTCGCCGGCGCGCGCCCGCACGCTGATCCCGCGCATCCGCAACGGCGGCCTGGTC